A DNA window from Enterobacter asburiae contains the following coding sequences:
- a CDS encoding LysR family transcriptional regulator: MHKTTLEQWALLERVVEAGSFAKAAEETHRSQSSVSYNLSLLQERLGVALLVPEGRRAVLTPAGELLLNQVKPLLKAFSYVETRAATLRNGMRTRLDLVVDSIFPRRRLFAILRQFQQQYPQTQVRLTEVLENTRADAINDEADVMVLTRRQDITGLGEWLMNIDFVAVAHSRHPLFHLDAPLNDEMLRPWPLIQIADSQPAARAAGESWTFSTIDAAIEAVVSQVGYGWLPEERIQTQLDQGVLKRLPLSHGARRATPLHLIVKRSLAPLDEQVETLLRLFSQEPSSSPATL, translated from the coding sequence ATGCATAAGACGACGCTGGAACAATGGGCTTTACTGGAAAGAGTGGTGGAAGCGGGCAGCTTTGCCAAAGCCGCGGAAGAAACCCACCGCAGCCAGTCCTCGGTGAGCTATAACCTGTCGCTGCTGCAGGAGCGGCTCGGCGTGGCGCTGCTGGTCCCGGAGGGGCGACGGGCGGTGTTAACTCCGGCCGGAGAACTTCTTCTCAACCAGGTTAAACCGCTGCTGAAAGCGTTTTCGTACGTTGAGACGCGCGCAGCGACACTTCGCAACGGGATGCGAACGCGGTTAGATCTGGTGGTGGACTCCATTTTCCCGCGCCGCCGCCTGTTCGCTATTCTTCGTCAGTTCCAGCAGCAGTATCCGCAGACTCAGGTACGTCTGACCGAAGTGCTGGAAAATACCCGCGCCGATGCCATTAACGACGAAGCCGATGTGATGGTCTTAACCCGCCGCCAGGACATTACCGGGCTCGGAGAATGGCTGATGAATATCGACTTTGTTGCCGTGGCCCATTCCCGGCACCCCTTGTTTCACCTCGACGCGCCGCTAAATGATGAGATGCTGCGCCCGTGGCCGCTCATCCAGATTGCGGACAGCCAGCCCGCCGCGCGTGCTGCCGGCGAGTCGTGGACCTTCTCCACCATCGATGCCGCGATTGAAGCCGTCGTCTCTCAGGTCGGCTACGGCTGGCTGCCAGAGGAACGCATCCAGACCCAGTTGGATCAGGGTGTACTAAAACGGCTGCCGCTGAGCCACGGCGCGCGCAGGGCAACGCCGCTTCACCTGATTGTTAAACGTTCCCTCGCCCCGCTTGATGAACAGGTTGAGACGCTGTTGCGCCTTTTTAGCCAGGAGCCGTCATCCTCACCTGCTACGCTATAA
- the arnB gene encoding UDP-4-amino-4-deoxy-L-arabinose aminotransferase, giving the protein MSDFLPFSRPSMGAEEIAALQDVLMSGWITTGPKNQELEEAFCQLTGNQHAIAVCSATAGMHVTLMALDIGPGDEVITPSQTWVSTLNMIVLLGATPVMIDVDKDTLMVTPEAVEAAITPRTKAIIPVHYAGAPCEIDAIHAIGERHGIPVIEDAAHAAGTYYKNRHVGWKGTAIFSFHAIKNMTCAEGGLVVTDNAQLAQRIRSLKFHGLGVDAYDRQTHGRAPQAEVIAPGYKYNLADINAALALVQLGKLKEANRRRQEIAERYLRELADTPFQPLTIPSWPHVHAWHLFIIRVDEARCGISRDNLMAALKEKGIGTGLHFRAAHTQKYYRERFPDVSLPNSEWNSARICSLPLFPDMTHDDTTRVITALHQLAGH; this is encoded by the coding sequence ATGAGTGATTTTCTGCCTTTTTCGCGGCCGTCGATGGGCGCTGAGGAAATTGCGGCGCTTCAGGACGTTTTGATGTCGGGCTGGATCACCACTGGGCCTAAGAATCAGGAACTTGAAGAGGCATTCTGTCAGCTTACCGGGAATCAGCATGCGATTGCCGTCTGTTCAGCCACCGCGGGTATGCACGTCACGCTGATGGCGCTGGATATTGGCCCGGGCGATGAAGTCATTACCCCTTCCCAGACCTGGGTATCCACGCTGAATATGATCGTGTTGCTGGGTGCCACACCGGTCATGATTGATGTGGACAAAGATACATTAATGGTGACGCCAGAAGCCGTTGAAGCCGCCATTACCCCGCGTACCAAAGCCATTATTCCCGTTCATTATGCCGGCGCGCCGTGTGAAATCGACGCCATTCATGCCATCGGTGAACGTCACGGTATTCCGGTTATTGAAGATGCGGCCCATGCCGCCGGAACCTACTACAAGAACCGTCATGTGGGATGGAAAGGGACCGCGATTTTTTCCTTCCACGCCATTAAAAATATGACCTGCGCGGAAGGCGGCTTAGTCGTCACGGATAATGCCCAGCTGGCACAGCGGATCCGCAGCCTGAAATTCCATGGCCTGGGCGTAGATGCCTATGACCGCCAGACGCACGGCCGCGCGCCGCAGGCGGAAGTGATCGCGCCGGGCTATAAATACAACCTGGCGGATATCAACGCCGCGCTGGCGCTGGTGCAGTTAGGCAAACTGAAAGAGGCCAACAGGCGCCGCCAGGAAATTGCTGAACGCTACCTGCGTGAGCTTGCCGATACGCCGTTCCAGCCGCTCACCATTCCGTCATGGCCGCACGTGCACGCCTGGCACCTGTTTATTATTCGCGTTGACGAAGCGCGCTGCGGGATCTCACGCGACAACCTGATGGCGGCGCTGAAAGAGAAAGGCATCGGTACCGGCCTCCACTTCCGCGCGGCGCACACCCAAAAATACTACCGCGAGCGTTTTCCTGATGTATCGCTCCCGAATTCTGAATGGAATAGCGCGCGTATTTGTTCTCTCCCTCTTTTCCCGGACATGACTCATGACGACACAACCCGCGTCATTACCGCACTCCATCAGCTTGCAGGACATTGA
- a CDS encoding phenolic acid decarboxylase: MNTFDKHDLSGFVGKHLVYTYDNGWNYEIYVKNETTLDYRIHSGLVANRWVKDQQAYIVRVGESIYKISWTEPTGTDVSLIVNLGDKLFHGTIFFPRWVMNNPEKTVCFQNDHIPLMNSYRDAGPAYPTEVIDEFATITFVRDCGANNESVIACAASELPKNFPDNL, encoded by the coding sequence ATGAACACCTTCGATAAACACGACTTAAGCGGCTTTGTTGGTAAACATCTTGTATATACCTACGATAACGGCTGGAACTACGAGATTTACGTAAAAAATGAGACCACGCTTGATTACCGTATTCACAGCGGTCTTGTGGCCAACCGTTGGGTGAAAGATCAGCAGGCTTATATCGTGCGGGTAGGCGAGAGCATCTATAAAATTTCCTGGACCGAACCAACCGGTACCGACGTCAGCCTGATCGTGAACCTGGGCGACAAGCTGTTCCACGGCACCATCTTCTTCCCACGCTGGGTCATGAACAACCCGGAAAAAACCGTCTGCTTCCAGAACGACCATATTCCGCTGATGAACAGCTATCGCGATGCGGGTCCGGCGTATCCAACGGAAGTGATTGATGAATTTGCCACGATCACCTTTGTGCGCGACTGCGGTGCCAATAATGAAAGCGTTATTGCCTGTGCGGCCAGTGAATTACCGAAAAACTTTCCAGATAATCTCTAA